From the genome of Setaria viridis chromosome 1, Setaria_viridis_v4.0, whole genome shotgun sequence:
ATATCCTTTATAACCAGTAAATTTGCTACCAGGTAGTTGGGCTGTGAGACAGGCTAAAACGAATGATGGCTTCACGAGGTACCGGTGCTGTGCTTTCAAGAGCTGCTCGGATGAGGCAAAAGCTGCAGTCTGCCTTGGAGGCCAGTGCCCTAGAAATTGAAGACGTTTCTTACCAACATGCCGGGCATGCAGCAGTCAAGGACAATGCAAACGAGACACATTTCAACATCAAGGTAGTTTCACCAAAATTTGAGGGGCAAAACCTTGTGAAGCGTCACAGGATGGTTTATAATCTTCTGTCTGATGAGCTGAACTCAGGTCTCCATGCTATCTCCATAGTTGCAAAGACCCCGAAAGAGTTTGGATCGTGATTGTCTAATGTGTAATAAGAACTGGCCGGTGTTCCAAAATAAATTGATTATAGCATAACCAATGTAACCATGAATTGATTCCAAAACTATGTCATGGCATGCTGCTCTTCTTATGAAGACCCTGTATTCAGATTAGACTGGAGTGCAGAATTTATGTCAATTATTACTGATGGACATGTCAATTATTGTTAGATGCGAGGCAAATTGCTTTTTCTCCATGGTTGTGGGaatttgtttgtttcttttttagTCATGTGGTCATCtgacaatttttcttttctatttggTGTTGCTGGCAGCATTTGTCAAGTTTAATATTTTGTGTTGGTGAGTTCATGATTAGATGTATGCCCATCCTCTTGCatgttgtttctgatcatcaaAAGGATCCTGTTTCAGAAAGTTTGACTCGAAACAAGTACAGTTGAACCTTTTTTCCTAGCATATTGTCAATCAAACTATTTCAGCGTGAATTATTGGTTGATGGAAATgatttagggtgtgtttggttgcatgcatcaCTTGATgtatgcatggatgatcctagatggtggggttcaaccaatttgcttgtaccgtATAATTCACTccaattagtagaataatgtattaagggtgtgtttggttgcttgtgtCATTTGGTTAATGCAAgtgggatggcttcatcctgGTTGGTACAGttcacccaaccaaataaaagcatcattattattttgaaccatcCCATACATAGACCAAAtgatacaagcaaccaaacaccctTAAGTTCAAGTAGGTTTTTCTGCAGCAGCATTACGGATTTATCTCTTGGAATCTAATATTGATAACGGTGTTTCTGCATCACCAATCTTGTCATCATGCTCACGATTTCCAGATGACAACTACTGTTGTTAGGTCCACTCGGCCACCTTTCCTCAGCGGAAAATGCATCACTTGAGAGGGCATGTGTGCAGGCTTTTCTGAAGGCTGCAAGACTGCTGGAAACAGCGACTTTTGATTGCCATGCTAGAGAAACCATGAGCATGAGTAGGAATGCAGGACTGCAGATTTGCAGTATGATGATGCTGCCATAGCTGCCCGTCGTACGAACAGCTATCACCTTATCGAGCAAAACCTTTTATGTGTCACGGGCTGCAGAactagttctttttttttctttttttcgagATGTGGAGTTCGATTTGCGTTTTGA
Proteins encoded in this window:
- the LOC140222977 gene encoding protein BOLA1, chloroplastic, which encodes MMASRGTGAVLSRAARMRQKLQSALEASALEIEDVSYQHAGHAAVKDNANETHFNIKVVSPKFEGQNLVKRHRMVYNLLSDELNSGLHAISIVAKTPKEFGS